A genome region from Brachymonas denitrificans includes the following:
- a CDS encoding TetR/AcrR family transcriptional regulator produces MSNPKHLSSQTADSADGAKRRVLQKGQQTRAVLLDAGLSLASQLGLEGISIGALAEMVGMSKSGVFAHFGSREDLQIAIVDEYYRRFEHEVFQPALEVPRGLPRVRAMFENWIRRVTEEEVQSGCIFISGAVEFDDREGPVHDALQRAINTWLAALQRAVEQAKQEGHLRPDADALQMVFEVHGLILSAHYEARFLQNPAAIDRIHRGFERIVAYYASPAAAPGSGT; encoded by the coding sequence ATGTCCAACCCCAAGCACCTTTCTTCGCAAACCGCTGACAGCGCCGACGGCGCCAAGCGACGCGTCCTGCAAAAAGGTCAGCAGACCCGTGCGGTGCTGCTGGACGCAGGCCTGTCGCTGGCCAGCCAGCTCGGCCTGGAGGGCATCAGCATTGGTGCCCTGGCGGAAATGGTGGGCATGAGCAAGTCCGGCGTGTTTGCCCATTTCGGCTCGCGCGAAGATTTGCAGATTGCCATCGTGGACGAGTACTACCGCCGTTTCGAGCATGAGGTGTTCCAGCCCGCGCTGGAAGTGCCGCGCGGCCTGCCGCGCGTGCGCGCCATGTTCGAAAACTGGATCCGCCGCGTGACCGAGGAGGAAGTGCAGTCCGGCTGCATCTTCATCAGCGGTGCGGTGGAATTCGATGACCGCGAGGGCCCGGTGCATGACGCGCTGCAGCGCGCCATCAATACCTGGCTTGCCGCCCTGCAGCGCGCCGTCGAGCAGGCCAAGCAGGAGGGCCACCTGCGCCCCGATGCCGATGCCCTGCAGATGGTCTTCGAGGTGCACGGACTGATTCTGTCCGCGCACTACGAAGCCCGCTTCCTGCAGAACCCGGCTGCCATCGACCGCATCCATCGCGGCTTTGAACGAATCGTGGCGTATTACGCCTC
- the trmL gene encoding tRNA (uridine(34)/cytosine(34)/5-carboxymethylaminomethyluridine(34)-2'-O)-methyltransferase TrmL, with protein MFHIVLVHPEIPPNTGNVIRLSANTGCQLHLIEPLGFSMEDKQMRRAGLDYHEYASVQRHADWSSFLRDAQPDAARLFALTTKGSQPAHDVHFQPGDWLVFGCETAGLPPEIRDQFPAGQRLRLPMLPGQRSLNLSNAVAVVVYEAWRQCGFATR; from the coding sequence ATGTTCCACATCGTCCTGGTCCACCCCGAGATTCCGCCCAACACCGGCAACGTGATCCGCCTGTCGGCCAACACGGGCTGCCAGCTGCACCTAATCGAGCCGCTGGGCTTCAGCATGGAAGACAAGCAGATGCGCCGGGCCGGGCTGGACTACCACGAGTACGCCAGCGTGCAGCGGCATGCGGACTGGAGCAGTTTTCTGCGGGATGCGCAGCCCGATGCCGCACGCCTGTTTGCGCTCACCACCAAGGGGTCGCAGCCGGCGCATGACGTTCACTTCCAGCCGGGCGACTGGTTGGTCTTTGGCTGCGAAACGGCCGGTCTGCCGCCGGAAATCCGCGATCAGTTTCCCGCCGGACAGCGGCTGCGCCTGCCCATGCTGCCGGGGCAGCGCAGCCTCAATCTGAGCAATGCGGTGGCGGTGGTGGTGTATGAGGCGTGGCGGCAGTGCGGATTTGCCACGCGCTGA
- a CDS encoding sulfite exporter TauE/SafE family protein produces MPLPLITDWHFYAFAIPAVLLLGISKSGFGAGFGSLAVPLMAMSVSVPKAAAILMPLLLVMDLMGIHAFRRHVDWPLFRRLIPWALLGTVIGTVLFGYLSAPVVAGIVGILTLLFLAQRLLFPPRADSPAPPHWLGHLLTTTSGFTSFVAHAGGPPLNAYVIPLRLPPLLFTGTMAYMFFIINLSKWVPYGFLGLLNWENLGTSLALLPFAPIGVFIGVRIAHRIDPLWFYRLVYAGMFLTGCKLVWDGAKHLIG; encoded by the coding sequence ATGCCGCTGCCCCTGATCACCGACTGGCATTTCTACGCCTTCGCCATCCCCGCCGTGCTGCTGCTCGGCATCAGCAAGAGCGGCTTCGGCGCCGGCTTCGGCTCGCTCGCCGTGCCGCTGATGGCCATGAGCGTGAGCGTGCCCAAGGCGGCTGCCATTCTCATGCCCTTGCTGCTGGTGATGGACCTGATGGGCATCCACGCCTTCCGGCGTCATGTGGACTGGCCGCTGTTCAGGCGGCTGATTCCCTGGGCGCTACTGGGCACGGTCATCGGCACCGTGCTGTTCGGCTATCTGAGTGCGCCGGTGGTGGCGGGCATCGTCGGCATATTGACCCTGCTGTTCCTGGCGCAGCGCCTGCTGTTCCCGCCGCGTGCCGACAGCCCGGCGCCCCCGCACTGGCTGGGCCATCTGCTGACGACCACATCCGGTTTCACCAGCTTCGTGGCGCACGCCGGCGGGCCGCCGCTCAATGCCTACGTGATTCCGCTCAGGCTGCCGCCGCTGCTGTTCACCGGCACCATGGCCTATATGTTCTTCATCATCAACCTGAGCAAGTGGGTGCCGTACGGCTTTCTCGGCCTGCTCAACTGGGAGAATCTGGGCACCTCGCTGGCGCTGTTGCCGTTTGCGCCGATCGGCGTGTTCATCGGCGTGCGCATCGCGCACCGCATTGATCCGCTGTGGTTCTACCGGCTGGTGTACGCGGGCATGTTCCTGACCGGCTGCAAGCTGGTGTGGGATGGCGCGAAACATCTGATCGGGTGA
- a CDS encoding malonic semialdehyde reductase, with amino-acid sequence MSSNRLNDAALAQLFLDARTANGFTDEPVAPELLQQIYDLAKMGPTSMNCQPARYVFLTTREARQRLLPFLMEGNKAKTLAAPVCVIVATDTRFHAHMDKTWHDPSGQQLFAGNEALAAATAQRNGTLSGAYFMLAARALGLDCGPMSGFDAAGVNREFFPDGRFQANFLLNLGHIDNSKTFPRNPRLSFDDACQVL; translated from the coding sequence ATGTCTTCCAACCGCCTGAATGACGCCGCCCTGGCGCAACTGTTCCTGGATGCCCGCACCGCCAACGGTTTTACCGATGAGCCGGTAGCGCCCGAGTTGCTGCAGCAGATCTACGATCTGGCCAAGATGGGGCCCACTTCGATGAACTGCCAGCCCGCGCGCTATGTGTTCCTGACCACGCGCGAGGCACGCCAGCGCCTGCTGCCCTTCCTGATGGAGGGCAACAAGGCCAAGACGCTGGCGGCCCCGGTCTGCGTGATTGTCGCCACCGACACACGGTTCCATGCACACATGGACAAGACCTGGCACGACCCGTCCGGCCAGCAGCTGTTCGCCGGCAACGAGGCGCTGGCTGCCGCCACGGCACAGCGCAACGGCACGCTCTCGGGTGCCTACTTCATGCTGGCCGCACGCGCCCTGGGGCTGGACTGCGGCCCGATGAGCGGTTTCGACGCCGCCGGCGTCAACCGCGAGTTCTTCCCGGATGGCCGCTTCCAGGCCAACTTCCTGCTCAACCTGGGCCATATCGACAACAGCAAGACTTTTCCGCGCAACCCGCGCCTGAGCTTCGACGACGCCTGTCAGGTGCTGTGA
- a CDS encoding ParA family protein — MPVVVVINPKGGVGKSTVSTNVAGYFASKGAQVMLGDVDKQQTSRWWLEHRPAHANPILPWDIDDEHKLKVPKGVTHVVLDTPAGLDGKALKEVLKLATKAIVPLQASVFDMHATHEFLRDLADYKKAARIDIGLLAMRVKDNTHSFQHLQDFCKELPFPLLGAVRDTQNYVHLAAQGLTLFDVTPGRVQRDLQQWGPITRWLDEPARPQTGTGKHASDPNAWY; from the coding sequence ATGCCAGTCGTCGTTGTGATCAACCCCAAGGGGGGAGTCGGCAAGTCCACGGTGTCCACCAACGTGGCGGGGTATTTTGCGTCCAAGGGCGCCCAGGTGATGCTGGGTGACGTGGACAAGCAGCAGACCTCGCGCTGGTGGCTGGAACACCGCCCGGCCCATGCCAACCCCATCCTTCCCTGGGACATCGACGACGAGCACAAGCTGAAAGTGCCCAAGGGCGTGACGCATGTGGTGCTCGACACCCCCGCCGGTCTGGACGGCAAGGCACTCAAGGAAGTGCTCAAGCTCGCCACCAAGGCCATCGTGCCGCTGCAGGCCAGCGTGTTCGACATGCACGCCACGCACGAATTCCTGCGCGACCTGGCCGACTACAAGAAGGCCGCCCGCATCGACATCGGCCTGCTGGCCATGCGCGTCAAGGACAACACGCATTCCTTCCAGCACCTGCAGGACTTCTGCAAGGAGCTCCCGTTCCCGCTGCTGGGTGCCGTGCGCGATACGCAGAACTACGTGCACCTGGCCGCCCAGGGCCTCACCCTGTTCGACGTGACGCCCGGCCGCGTGCAGCGCGACCTGCAACAGTGGGGGCCGATCACGCGCTGGCTGGACGAGCCGGCCCGGCCGCAAACGGGCACGGGCAAGCACGCCTCGGATCCGAACGCCTGGTACTGA
- a CDS encoding DUF1841 family protein, with amino-acid sequence MMQPSQTDVRRYFCATYAKWRASQPLDAMETLIAGWMDEHPEYHADFADVDAAIASMHQPDEAGSTNPFLHLSMHLTISEQCSIDQPRGIRQAVELLAARRGDLHDAHHAVMDCLGRMLWESQRAGRPPDGQSYIDCVQRKATQD; translated from the coding sequence TTGATGCAACCCAGCCAGACCGATGTGCGCCGCTACTTCTGCGCCACCTACGCCAAATGGCGCGCCAGCCAGCCGCTGGACGCCATGGAAACGCTGATTGCCGGCTGGATGGACGAACATCCCGAATACCACGCCGACTTTGCCGACGTGGACGCCGCCATCGCCAGCATGCACCAGCCCGACGAGGCAGGCAGCACCAATCCCTTTCTGCACCTGTCCATGCACCTCACCATCAGCGAGCAGTGCAGCATCGACCAGCCGCGCGGCATCCGCCAGGCCGTGGAGCTGCTGGCCGCGCGCCGCGGCGATCTGCACGATGCGCACCACGCCGTGATGGACTGCCTGGGCCGCATGCTGTGGGAAAGCCAGCGCGCCGGCCGCCCGCCGGACGGGCAGTCGTATATCGACTGCGTGCAGCGCAAGGCCACGCAGGACTGA
- a CDS encoding PPK2 family polyphosphate kinase, with the protein MANNKNGKLLKEWQPAPAKGGDAGEGYGAYAQARPVNLKDYDPGAKPYSSGDKEMDKAQVEVLAEEINQLQDVLLACRCHKVLVVLQGRDAAGKDGTLRGVFARTSPLGVHTVGWKAPTEEERAHDYLWRIHQAMPRAGDIVVFNRSHYEDVLVPVVKGWIDEKTTRQRFAQINDFERMLTETGTVIIKCMLHISKEEQRERLQERVDDPTKNWKFNFDDLEARKQWNAYSDAYGALLGATSTPWAPWTIIPSDSKTHRNLMIGTLVRDRLKELKLDYPPPNKELKGLTIE; encoded by the coding sequence ATGGCCAACAACAAGAACGGCAAGCTGCTGAAGGAATGGCAACCCGCGCCCGCCAAGGGCGGTGATGCCGGTGAAGGCTACGGCGCCTATGCACAGGCCAGGCCGGTCAACCTGAAGGATTACGACCCCGGCGCCAAGCCCTACTCCAGCGGCGACAAGGAGATGGACAAGGCGCAGGTCGAGGTGCTGGCCGAGGAGATCAACCAGCTGCAGGACGTACTGCTGGCCTGCCGCTGCCACAAGGTGTTGGTGGTGCTGCAGGGGCGCGATGCCGCCGGCAAGGACGGCACGCTGCGTGGCGTGTTCGCCCGTACCAGCCCGCTGGGCGTGCACACCGTGGGCTGGAAGGCCCCCACCGAGGAAGAGCGCGCCCACGACTACTTGTGGCGCATCCACCAGGCCATGCCGCGCGCCGGCGACATCGTGGTGTTCAACCGCAGCCATTACGAAGACGTGCTGGTGCCGGTGGTCAAAGGCTGGATCGACGAGAAGACCACGCGCCAGCGTTTTGCCCAGATCAACGACTTCGAGCGCATGCTGACCGAGACCGGCACCGTCATCATCAAGTGCATGCTGCACATCAGCAAGGAAGAGCAGCGCGAGCGCCTGCAGGAACGCGTGGATGATCCGACCAAGAACTGGAAGTTCAACTTCGACGATCTGGAAGCGCGCAAGCAGTGGAATGCCTACAGCGATGCCTACGGCGCCCTGCTCGGCGCCACCAGCACGCCCTGGGCGCCCTGGACCATCATCCCTTCGGACAGCAAGACGCACCGCAACCTGATGATCGGCACACTGGTGCGCGACCGGCTCAAGGAGCTGAAGCTCGACTATCCGCCGCCGAACAAGGAGCTGAAAGGGCTGACAATCGAATAA
- a CDS encoding AAA family ATPase — protein MQKFQGSSHYVATDDLKLAVNAAITLKRPLLVKGEPGTGKTMLAEEVASELGMPLLQWHIKSTTKAQQGLYEYDAVNRLRDSQLGDDRVKDIQNYIVKGVLWQAFTADQPVALLIDEIDKADIEFPNDLLRELDRMEFYCYETRELIKAKHRPLVFITSNNEKELPDAFLRRCFFHYIQFPDTPTLEKIVEVHFPNLRQELLGAAIESFTTLRSIPGIKKKPSTSELLDWLKLLLAEDVPPAALKASEGGKMQVPPMLGALLKNEQDLALFDKLVAMQNRNR, from the coding sequence ATGCAGAAATTCCAGGGTTCTTCCCACTACGTCGCCACCGACGACCTGAAACTCGCGGTCAATGCCGCCATCACTCTCAAGCGCCCGTTGCTGGTCAAGGGCGAGCCCGGCACCGGCAAGACCATGCTGGCCGAGGAAGTCGCCAGCGAGCTGGGCATGCCGCTGCTGCAGTGGCACATCAAGTCCACAACCAAGGCGCAACAGGGCCTGTACGAGTACGACGCGGTCAACCGCCTGCGCGATTCGCAGCTGGGCGACGACCGCGTCAAGGACATCCAGAACTACATCGTCAAGGGCGTGCTGTGGCAGGCCTTCACCGCCGACCAGCCGGTCGCGCTGCTGATTGACGAGATCGACAAGGCCGACATCGAATTCCCGAACGACCTGCTGCGCGAGCTGGACCGCATGGAGTTCTACTGCTACGAGACGCGCGAGCTGATCAAGGCCAAGCACCGCCCGCTGGTGTTCATCACCTCCAACAATGAAAAGGAATTGCCGGACGCCTTCCTGCGCCGCTGCTTCTTCCACTACATCCAGTTCCCGGATACGCCCACGCTGGAAAAAATCGTGGAAGTGCACTTCCCCAACCTGCGCCAGGAACTGCTGGGCGCGGCAATCGAATCGTTCACCACGCTGCGCAGCATTCCCGGCATCAAGAAAAAGCCTTCCACTTCCGAGCTGCTGGACTGGCTCAAGCTGCTGCTGGCCGAAGACGTGCCGCCGGCGGCGCTCAAGGCGAGCGAAGGAGGCAAGATGCAGGTGCCGCCCATGCTGGGCGCGCTGCTGAAGAACGAGCAGGACCTGGCCCTGTTCGACAAGCTGGTGGCGATGCAGAACCGCAACCGCTGA
- a CDS encoding GNAT family N-acetyltransferase, with protein sequence MNNATTWTFPITLRRNGVRLEPLEPRHAEGLAAAARDGELWKLRVTSVPAPGEEAAYIDTALQMLQAGTRLPFAVVDEASERVLGTTSYHDIDAPIRRLCIGHTWYARSVQRSHVNTTAKLMLMEHAFETLKAAMVGWRTDNFNFASQRAIERLGAKKDGVIRHHALRRDGTVRDTVMYSMAAGEWPEARAQLLYRLAFYKDSPC encoded by the coding sequence ATGAACAACGCCACGACCTGGACCTTTCCCATCACGCTGCGCCGCAACGGCGTGCGGCTGGAACCGCTCGAACCCCGGCACGCCGAGGGACTGGCTGCTGCTGCCCGCGACGGGGAGCTCTGGAAGCTGCGCGTCACCAGCGTGCCCGCTCCCGGCGAGGAAGCGGCCTACATCGACACCGCCCTGCAAATGCTGCAGGCCGGCACGCGTCTGCCGTTTGCCGTGGTGGATGAGGCCAGCGAACGTGTGCTCGGCACCACCAGCTACCACGACATCGACGCCCCCATCCGCCGCCTGTGCATCGGCCACACCTGGTACGCGCGCAGCGTACAGCGCAGCCATGTGAACACCACCGCCAAGCTGATGCTGATGGAGCATGCCTTCGAGACGCTCAAGGCCGCCATGGTGGGCTGGCGTACCGACAACTTCAACTTCGCCAGCCAGCGCGCCATCGAGCGCCTCGGCGCGAAAAAGGATGGCGTGATCCGCCACCACGCGCTGCGCCGCGACGGCACCGTGCGCGATACCGTCATGTACAGCATGGCGGCCGGCGAATGGCCCGAGGCCAGGGCGCAATTGCTGTACCGCCTGGCCTTCTACAAGGATTCCCCATGCTGA
- a CDS encoding vWA domain-containing protein translates to MLIPFFQALRNAKVPVSVREFLTLLEALQANVVGPESDACSMDDFYFLARTCLVKDERHFDKFDQAFGMYFKGIEHVGEILKEIPADWLKQTFEKLLTPEEKAKIEAMGWDELMETLKKRLEEQKERHAGGSKWIGTGGTSPFGHGGYNPAGIRIGGASRNRSAVKVWEKRAYRDYDDSQELGTRNIKMALRKLRKFARQGAHEELALDATIRATAANAGWLDIRMQPERHNTVKVLLLMDVGGTMDDHIQRVEELFSAAKTEFKHLEFYYFHNCVYDYMWKNNHRRYAEKFPTWDIIRKYNKDYKLIFVGDATMSPYEILQPGGSVEYNNEEAGAVWLQRLLQAFPKHIWINPEPQGVWQYRQSIDIIQQIVGHGKMVPLTLQGLETGMKTLL, encoded by the coding sequence ATGCTGATCCCCTTTTTCCAGGCGTTACGCAACGCCAAGGTACCGGTGTCGGTACGCGAATTCCTGACGCTGCTCGAAGCGCTGCAGGCCAATGTGGTCGGCCCCGAAAGCGACGCCTGCAGTATGGACGACTTCTACTTCCTGGCCCGCACCTGCCTGGTGAAGGACGAGCGCCATTTCGACAAGTTCGACCAGGCCTTCGGGATGTATTTCAAGGGCATCGAGCATGTGGGCGAGATCCTGAAAGAGATCCCCGCGGACTGGCTGAAGCAGACCTTCGAGAAGCTGCTCACGCCCGAGGAAAAGGCCAAAATCGAGGCCATGGGCTGGGACGAGCTGATGGAAACGCTGAAGAAGCGGCTCGAGGAACAGAAAGAGCGCCACGCCGGCGGAAGCAAGTGGATCGGCACCGGCGGCACCTCGCCCTTCGGCCACGGCGGCTACAACCCGGCCGGCATCCGCATCGGCGGCGCCAGCCGCAACCGCAGCGCCGTCAAGGTCTGGGAAAAGCGCGCCTACCGCGACTACGACGACAGCCAGGAACTGGGCACGCGCAACATCAAGATGGCCCTGCGCAAGCTGCGCAAGTTCGCGCGCCAGGGCGCGCACGAGGAACTGGCGCTGGACGCCACCATCCGCGCCACCGCGGCCAATGCCGGCTGGCTCGACATCCGCATGCAGCCCGAGCGCCACAACACCGTGAAGGTGCTGCTGCTGATGGACGTGGGCGGCACCATGGACGACCACATCCAGCGCGTGGAAGAGCTGTTCAGCGCGGCCAAGACCGAGTTCAAGCACCTGGAGTTCTACTACTTCCACAACTGCGTCTACGACTACATGTGGAAGAACAACCACCGCCGCTATGCGGAAAAGTTCCCGACCTGGGACATCATCCGCAAGTACAACAAGGACTACAAGCTGATCTTCGTGGGCGACGCCACCATGAGCCCGTACGAGATCCTGCAGCCGGGCGGCAGCGTGGAGTACAACAACGAGGAAGCCGGCGCGGTCTGGCTGCAGCGCCTGCTGCAGGCCTTCCCCAAGCACATCTGGATCAACCCCGAGCCGCAGGGCGTGTGGCAGTACCGGCAGAGCATCGACATCATCCAGCAGATCGTCGGGCACGGAAAGATGGTGCCGCTGACGCTGCAGG